A stretch of DNA from Streptomyces sp. NBC_01197:
GCGCACCGTACGGGCCAGCTCCCGCAGCCGCTCCTCGCCCAGCGAGCGCTTGGCGATGATCGCGCCCAGCGGGATCGGCAGGCCCGTCGTGGACTCCCAGTGCTGCCCCATGTCGGCCAGTGAGTGCAGCCCGTACTCCTGGTAGGTGAACCGCGCCTCGTGGATGACCAGACCAGCGTCGACCTTGCCGTCGCGCACGGCGGGCATGATCTCGTTGAACGGCATCACGACGATCTCGCCGACCCCGCCGGGCACCACCTCGGCCGCCCACAGGCGGAAGAGCAGATACGCCGTCGAGCGCTCGCTCGGCACCGCGACCGTCTTCCCGGTGAGGTCCACGCCTCCGCCCCGCGTCAGGACCAGCGGCCCGCAGCCCCGCCCGAGCGCCCCGCCGCACGGCAGCAGCGCGTACTCGCCGAGGACCCACGGCAGCACCGCGTACGACACCTTCAGGATGTCGAACTCGCCGCGCTCCGCCATCCCGTTGGTGATGTCGATGTCCGCGAACGTCACATCGATCCGGGGCGCTCCGGGCACCCGGCCGTGGGCCCAGGCGTCGAAGACGAACGTGTCGTTGGGGCAGGGCGAGAACGCGATCTTCAGCGCGTCGGCCTGCTGCGGAGCTCCGGCCGTCTGCGGGGCGTCGTCGGTCATATGCGGTTCCAACCTTCCAGTACGGGCGCGAGCTTCCCGAAAGCCGTGGTGAGCGCGGTCAGCGCGTCGCCGATGCGCCAGGCGTCGCGGTCGCGCGGGCCGACGGCGTTGGAGACCGCCCGGATCTCCAGCACCGGAAGGCCGGCCTGCGCAGCCGCCTCGGCCACACCGAAACCCTCCATCGCCTCGGCCACGGCCGCCGGGTGGGCGGCCAGCAGCCCGGCGGCCCGCTCGGCGGTGCCGGTGACGGTGGATGCGGTGAGTACGGTGCCGGTCGTCGCGCCGGTGGCGTCGGCCACGGCCCGTACGAGAGCGGCGGGTGGCCGGTGCTCCACCGTGCCGAAGCCGAGACCGGTGACGGGCACGAAACCGTCGGGTGTCTCGGCGCCCAGATCCGCCGCGACGATCGCGTCGGCCACAAGCAGCGAGCCCGGCGCGGCGTGGAACCCGCCGCCGATACCCGCCGAGACCACCAGGCCGTACGAGCCGAGCGCGAGCGCGGTCGCCGTCCCGGCGGCAGCGGCGGCAGGGCCGACCCCGGCCGCGATCACGTCGTAACAGCCGGTCCCCGCGCCCTCCGCGGTGGGCCCCAACGCGCGCGTGACCGCGTCCCGCTCAGCGGGGACCGCGGTCACGATGAGTACACGCAAGGCGTCAGGCGTCCTTCTTGAAGACGAACGACCAGAGCCCGAAGACCTTGGTGGTGCCGTCGCCCTCGGCGATGGCGATGGTCGAGGAGTTGCCCTTGGCGCCGTACTGGGAGTTGAAGAAGACGTTGCCCGGGACCGTCGTGTAGGTCTTCTTGCTGACGCCGGTCAGCTGCTGGCCGTTGAGTAGCAGCACCCAGCCCTTGTCGGCGATCTTCGGGTCCACGCCGATCCGCACGGTCTTGTCCGGGTCCACCTTGACGGACTTGGTGCCCTTCTTCTGCGCGGCGCAGGCCTTGGACGCGGCCATGTCCAGGCTCTTGCCGCCG
This window harbors:
- a CDS encoding 1,4-dihydroxy-6-naphthoate synthase; its protein translation is MTDDAPQTAGAPQQADALKIAFSPCPNDTFVFDAWAHGRVPGAPRIDVTFADIDITNGMAERGEFDILKVSYAVLPWVLGEYALLPCGGALGRGCGPLVLTRGGGVDLTGKTVAVPSERSTAYLLFRLWAAEVVPGGVGEIVVMPFNEIMPAVRDGKVDAGLVIHEARFTYQEYGLHSLADMGQHWESTTGLPIPLGAIIAKRSLGEERLRELARTVRASVRQAWDEPEVSRPYVLGHAQEMDPAVADQHIGLYVNEFTADLGEDGYAAVRGLLTRAAAEGLVPALPPEALSFT
- a CDS encoding DUF2771 domain-containing protein; its protein translation is MTVALLTGKGRRTAAALGAVSAGLLVLSACDKPTPLATVTVGTNTVNSEAACYNGGKSLDMAASKACAAQKKGTKSVKVDPDKTVRIGVDPKIADKGWVLLLNGQQLTGVSKKTYTTVPGNVFFNSQYGAKGNSSTIAIAEGDGTTKVFGLWSFVFKKDA
- a CDS encoding futalosine hydrolase; the encoded protein is MRVLIVTAVPAERDAVTRALGPTAEGAGTGCYDVIAAGVGPAAAAAGTATALALGSYGLVVSAGIGGGFHAAPGSLLVADAIVAADLGAETPDGFVPVTGLGFGTVEHRPPAALVRAVADATGATTGTVLTASTVTGTAERAAGLLAAHPAAVAEAMEGFGVAEAAAQAGLPVLEIRAVSNAVGPRDRDAWRIGDALTALTTAFGKLAPVLEGWNRI